In Janibacter sp. CX7, a single genomic region encodes these proteins:
- a CDS encoding GNAT family N-acetyltransferase, translating into MSASVSRETGPDRFEVSTDGVVAGFAQFVDHDGRRVFFHTEVGEEFGGHGLAGIVVEEAVQATREEGLTVVPVCPYVKKWLTKHTDHGATIAQPTPDDLAAIPQ; encoded by the coding sequence ATGAGCGCTTCCGTGAGCAGAGAGACCGGACCCGACCGCTTCGAGGTGAGCACCGACGGAGTCGTCGCCGGCTTCGCCCAGTTCGTCGACCACGACGGTCGCCGAGTTTTCTTCCACACCGAGGTCGGCGAGGAGTTCGGCGGGCACGGCCTGGCCGGCATCGTCGTCGAGGAGGCCGTGCAGGCCACCCGCGAGGAGGGCCTGACCGTCGTGCCGGTCTGCCCCTACGTCAAGAAGTGGCTGACCAAGCACACCGACCACGGCGCCACCATCGCCCAGCCGACCCCCGACGACCTGGCCGCGATCCCGCAGTGA
- the gdhA gene encoding NADP-specific glutamate dehydrogenase, which produces MTTQALHPNFQGHFDEVIARNPGEREFHQAVYEVMQSLSPIAGRVDEYAQWSILKRMCEPERQIIFRVPWTTDSGDVEINRGFRVEFNSALGPYKGGLRFHPSVNLSIIKFLGFEQVFKNSLTGMPIGGGKGGSDFDPKGKSDAEIMRFCQSFMTELYRHIGEYTDVPAGDIGVGGRELGYLFGQYKRITNSWEAGVLTGKGLSWGGSQVRTEATGYGTVFFAQEMLKAKGESLDGKRVVVSGSGNVAIYAVEKVHQLGGTVVAVSDSGGYVVDESGIDLALLQEVKEVQRGRLTDYAEAQGGSARHIADGTIWDVPCDVALPCATQNELSEEHARTLVKNGVRLVAEGANMPCVPEAIEVFRGAGTLYAPGKASNAGGVATSALEMQQNASRDSWGFEETELRLEEIMRDIHANCLETAEEFDVPGDYVAGANLAGYIKVADAMVAQGVI; this is translated from the coding sequence GTGACCACCCAGGCCCTGCACCCCAACTTCCAGGGGCACTTCGACGAGGTGATCGCGCGCAACCCCGGTGAGCGCGAGTTCCACCAGGCCGTCTACGAGGTCATGCAGTCGCTGTCGCCGATCGCCGGCCGCGTCGACGAGTACGCGCAGTGGTCGATCCTCAAGCGGATGTGCGAGCCGGAGCGGCAGATCATCTTCCGCGTGCCGTGGACCACGGACTCCGGGGACGTCGAGATCAACCGAGGCTTCCGCGTCGAGTTCAACTCCGCGCTCGGCCCCTACAAGGGCGGCCTGCGCTTCCACCCGAGCGTCAACCTGTCGATCATCAAGTTCCTCGGCTTCGAGCAGGTCTTCAAGAACTCGCTGACCGGCATGCCGATCGGTGGCGGCAAGGGTGGCTCCGACTTCGACCCCAAGGGCAAGTCCGACGCCGAGATCATGCGCTTCTGCCAGTCCTTCATGACCGAGCTCTACCGCCACATCGGCGAGTACACGGACGTGCCGGCGGGTGACATCGGCGTCGGCGGGCGCGAGCTGGGCTACCTCTTCGGCCAGTACAAGCGCATCACCAACAGCTGGGAGGCCGGCGTCCTCACCGGCAAGGGCCTGTCGTGGGGTGGCTCGCAGGTGCGCACCGAGGCGACCGGCTACGGCACCGTCTTCTTCGCCCAGGAGATGCTCAAGGCGAAGGGGGAGTCCCTCGACGGCAAGCGGGTCGTCGTCTCGGGCTCCGGCAATGTCGCGATCTACGCCGTGGAGAAGGTCCACCAGCTCGGCGGCACCGTCGTCGCCGTCTCCGACTCGGGCGGCTACGTCGTCGACGAGTCCGGCATCGACCTGGCCCTGCTGCAGGAGGTCAAGGAGGTGCAGCGTGGTCGCCTCACCGACTACGCCGAGGCGCAGGGAGGGTCCGCCCGCCACATCGCCGACGGCACCATCTGGGACGTGCCCTGCGACGTCGCCCTGCCCTGCGCCACGCAGAACGAGCTCTCCGAGGAGCACGCCCGCACCCTTGTGAAGAACGGTGTCCGGCTCGTCGCCGAGGGCGCCAACATGCCGTGCGTGCCGGAGGCGATCGAGGTCTTCCGCGGGGCCGGCACGCTCTACGCCCCGGGCAAGGCCTCCAACGCCGGTGGCGTCGCGACCTCCGCGCTCGAGATGCAGCAGAACGCGAGCCGCGACTCGTGGGGCTTCGAGGAGACCGAGCTGCGCCTCGAGGAGATCATGCGCGACATCCACGCCAACTGCCTCGAGACCGCCGAGGAGTTCGACGTCCCGGGTGACTACGTCGCCGGCGCCAACCTCGCCGGCTACATCAAGGTCGCCGACGCCATGGTTGCCCAGGGCGTCATCTGA
- a CDS encoding DEAD/DEAH box helicase, with translation MTTTTFADLGVPTSLTSVLEQQGIITPTPIQAATLPDSLAGRDVLGRGRTGSGKTYAFLLPLVARLVESGTRRQTKRPRALILAPTRELATQIEDSLTPLAQAVGLRSRTVFGGVGQNPQVKAIAAGVDVVVACPGRLEDLMGQGHVDLSAIEVTILDEADHMADLGFLPGVKRILDKTPRGSQRMLFSATLDGAINQIVKRYLEQPVTHEADSAQSPVAKMTHHVLHISSNDHLPVLTDLVAAPGRKVVFTRTKHRAKKMARQLNAAGVPAVELHGNLSQNARTRTMEAFHSGTAQTLVATDIAARGIHVDDVSLVIHADPPVEHKAYLHRSGRTARAGAEGTVVTLMTDDQVRDVRDLTRKAGIKPTTTRVGVGHELLAELAPGERTFPGPFVVEAPAQQGNGRAKGGNRGGGRGGQGGRGGQGGRSSQGRGGSGGQASGRGERGGAGRNRNGGGQGGGSGRGQGGQSRSGGSQGNGGGLRRGGQGGNRQGASRGGSVVAFSSSSTGRSGRR, from the coding sequence GTGACGACCACGACCTTCGCCGACCTCGGCGTGCCCACCTCCCTGACCTCCGTCCTGGAGCAGCAGGGCATCATCACCCCGACCCCGATCCAGGCGGCGACGCTGCCGGACTCCCTCGCCGGCCGTGACGTGCTCGGCCGCGGGCGCACGGGCTCGGGCAAGACCTACGCCTTCCTCCTGCCGCTCGTCGCCCGCCTCGTCGAGTCGGGCACGCGGCGCCAGACCAAGCGCCCCCGCGCGCTGATCCTCGCCCCCACCCGCGAGCTCGCGACCCAGATCGAGGACTCGCTCACCCCGCTCGCGCAGGCCGTCGGCCTGCGCAGCCGCACCGTCTTCGGCGGCGTGGGCCAGAACCCGCAGGTCAAGGCCATCGCCGCGGGCGTCGACGTCGTCGTCGCCTGCCCGGGCCGCCTCGAGGACCTCATGGGCCAGGGTCACGTCGACCTGTCGGCCATCGAGGTGACGATCCTCGATGAGGCCGACCACATGGCCGACCTGGGCTTCCTCCCGGGCGTCAAGCGCATCCTCGACAAGACCCCGCGCGGCAGCCAGCGGATGCTCTTCTCCGCGACCCTCGACGGCGCGATCAACCAGATCGTCAAGCGCTACCTCGAGCAGCCGGTGACCCACGAGGCCGACTCGGCCCAGTCGCCGGTCGCGAAGATGACCCACCACGTCCTGCACATCAGCAGCAACGACCACCTGCCGGTCCTCACCGACCTCGTGGCCGCGCCGGGCCGCAAGGTCGTCTTCACCCGCACCAAGCACCGCGCCAAGAAGATGGCCCGCCAGCTCAACGCCGCCGGTGTCCCCGCGGTCGAGCTGCACGGCAACCTCAGCCAGAACGCGCGCACCCGCACGATGGAGGCCTTCCACTCGGGCACCGCGCAGACCCTCGTCGCCACCGACATCGCCGCCCGCGGCATCCACGTCGACGACGTCTCGCTCGTCATCCACGCCGACCCGCCGGTCGAGCACAAGGCCTACCTCCACCGCTCCGGTCGCACCGCGCGCGCCGGCGCCGAGGGCACGGTCGTCACGCTCATGACCGACGATCAGGTCCGCGACGTCCGCGACCTCACCCGCAAGGCCGGCATCAAGCCGACGACCACCCGCGTCGGCGTCGGCCACGAGCTCCTCGCCGAGCTCGCCCCGGGCGAGCGCACCTTCCCCGGTCCCTTCGTCGTCGAGGCTCCTGCCCAGCAGGGCAACGGCCGGGCGAAGGGAGGCAACCGCGGCGGTGGTCGAGGTGGCCAGGGTGGCCGAGGCGGTCAGGGCGGGCGCAGCTCGCAGGGCCGTGGCGGCTCCGGCGGCCAGGCATCCGGCCGCGGTGAGCGCGGCGGCGCCGGGCGCAACCGCAACGGTGGCGGTCAGGGCGGTGGCTCCGGCCGCGGCCAGGGCGGCCAGTCGCGCAGCGGTGGCAGCCAGGGCAACGGCGGCGGTCTGCGTCGCGGGGGTCAGGGCGGCAACCGCCAGGGCGCCTCGCGCGGCGGCAGCGTCGTCGCCTTCTCCTCGAGCAGCACCGGTCGCAGCGGTCGCCGCTGA
- a CDS encoding acyl-CoA thioesterase II, translating into MDLQEMLDQAATGDVHVEEGWGQGRATFGGLVGGLLVSAMQPHVPQAASLRSLTVNFVAPVAPGAAQAEVEVLRSGKSATQVLATLRQEGAPVAVALGAFGAPRESAISVAPTAEAPQMAAPETIEPFPHIAGMTPDFFQHLDMRLADGGFPYSGASTSHMDGWMRFRQAPPTFDIRHFVTLVDCWPPAVVQMLSELKPGSSMTWTLEIVDDVTAEPDAHWPYAVRTDVAGGGYGHTDARVWHPDGRLVAISRQTVAVFG; encoded by the coding sequence ATGGATCTGCAGGAGATGCTCGACCAGGCCGCGACCGGCGACGTCCACGTCGAGGAGGGTTGGGGGCAGGGCCGCGCGACCTTCGGCGGGCTCGTCGGCGGGCTGCTCGTCTCGGCGATGCAGCCGCACGTGCCGCAGGCGGCATCGTTGCGCAGCCTGACCGTCAACTTCGTCGCGCCGGTGGCTCCCGGAGCGGCGCAGGCCGAGGTCGAGGTGCTGCGGTCGGGCAAGAGCGCCACCCAGGTCCTGGCGACCCTGCGGCAGGAGGGTGCCCCGGTGGCCGTCGCGCTCGGCGCCTTCGGCGCGCCGCGCGAGTCGGCGATCAGCGTGGCGCCGACCGCCGAGGCACCGCAGATGGCGGCGCCCGAGACGATCGAGCCCTTCCCCCACATCGCCGGCATGACGCCCGACTTCTTCCAGCACCTCGACATGCGGCTGGCCGACGGCGGCTTCCCCTACTCCGGCGCGAGCACCTCGCACATGGACGGGTGGATGCGCTTCCGGCAGGCGCCGCCGACCTTCGACATCCGGCACTTCGTCACCCTCGTCGACTGCTGGCCCCCGGCCGTCGTGCAGATGCTGTCGGAGCTGAAGCCGGGCAGCAGCATGACGTGGACCCTCGAGATCGTCGACGACGTCACGGCCGAGCCCGACGCGCACTGGCCCTACGCCGTGCGCACCGATGTCGCCGGTGGCGGCTACGGGCACACCGACGCCCGCGTCTGGCACCCGGACGGGCGGCTCGTCGCGATCAGCCGGCAGACGGTCGCGGTCTTCGGCTAG
- a CDS encoding SDR family NAD(P)-dependent oxidoreductase, whose translation MTTDRPDSSPLRAVLLGCGDLGIRVGTALHAKGVDVTGVRRTVAALPPHIRGVAADLVAGAVPDLPADLLVITMTPDRRDPAGYRTTYVEAVRRGLDAVLRAGTPRRAVLVSSTSVYGDLEGELDETTAVAPQADRPQILLESEALFHAALPHGTVLRLSGLYGRPGSRLVQRVQAGDNPDPGRWTNRIHREDAAAVITHLLTMAADPADLYVGTDDEPALAGDVRDLVADELGVPRPESTGMLEPTGRRLLNARLRATGVELRYPTYREGYRAILRQQG comes from the coding sequence GTGACCACGGACCGACCGGACAGCTCCCCCCTTCGCGCTGTGCTGCTGGGATGCGGTGATCTCGGGATCCGCGTCGGCACCGCGCTCCATGCGAAGGGGGTGGACGTCACCGGGGTGCGTCGCACCGTCGCGGCCCTGCCGCCGCACATCCGCGGCGTGGCCGCTGACCTGGTGGCCGGGGCCGTACCCGACCTGCCGGCGGACCTGCTCGTCATCACGATGACCCCCGACCGGCGCGATCCGGCCGGTTATCGCACCACCTATGTCGAGGCGGTGCGGCGAGGCCTGGACGCGGTGCTTCGGGCCGGCACTCCTCGACGGGCCGTGCTCGTGTCGTCGACGAGCGTCTACGGCGACCTCGAGGGAGAGCTCGACGAGACGACCGCCGTTGCGCCACAGGCGGATCGGCCGCAGATCCTGCTCGAGTCGGAGGCGCTCTTCCACGCGGCCCTCCCCCACGGCACGGTGCTGCGCCTCAGCGGTCTCTACGGGCGGCCCGGCAGCCGGCTCGTGCAGCGGGTGCAGGCCGGCGACAACCCCGACCCCGGGCGCTGGACCAACCGGATCCACCGCGAGGACGCCGCCGCCGTGATCACCCACCTGCTGACGATGGCCGCGGACCCGGCAGACCTCTACGTCGGCACCGACGACGAGCCGGCGCTCGCCGGCGACGTGCGCGACCTCGTGGCCGACGAGCTGGGGGTCCCGCGGCCCGAGTCCACCGGGATGCTCGAGCCGACGGGCCGGCGCCTGCTCAACGCGCGCCTGCGGGCGACGGGGGTCGAGCTGCGGTACCCGACCTATCGCGAGGGGTACCGGGCGATCCTGCGGCAGCAGGGATGA
- a CDS encoding maleylpyruvate isomerase family mycothiol-dependent enzyme, translated as MTRPDPLDLWEQASQDLLAVLRDLGDDDWDRPALPGWTVQDVLAHLAHLESEAAGMPQPDGGRVDVEAAANQPMPTDITEAGVVARRGRSAATLLDEFENACARRQEALAGLDLSDPKALAPGFAGELGWDLGTWLRNRPIDLWVHEQDIRRATGRALTTTGVGAAHVAGIMTRAFPVALRRLPVGTAVVAEISGPQGRVLAARVGDDGRAAPFDPSEGSDVTLAMDDATWLLLTGGRIDPEQADVQVTGDEGIAQVVLGRLNVTP; from the coding sequence ATGACGCGACCTGACCCGCTCGACCTCTGGGAGCAGGCATCCCAGGACCTCCTCGCCGTCCTGCGCGACCTCGGCGACGACGACTGGGACCGGCCGGCGCTGCCGGGCTGGACCGTCCAGGACGTGCTCGCCCACCTCGCGCACCTCGAGTCCGAGGCGGCGGGCATGCCGCAGCCTGACGGCGGGCGCGTGGACGTCGAGGCGGCGGCCAACCAACCGATGCCCACGGACATCACCGAGGCGGGCGTCGTCGCGCGCCGTGGGCGCTCTGCCGCAACGCTGCTCGACGAGTTCGAGAACGCGTGTGCCCGTCGCCAGGAGGCGCTCGCCGGCCTCGACCTGTCCGACCCCAAGGCGCTGGCGCCCGGCTTCGCCGGTGAGCTCGGGTGGGACCTCGGCACCTGGCTGCGCAACCGCCCGATCGACCTGTGGGTGCACGAGCAGGACATCCGCCGGGCGACCGGCCGCGCCCTGACGACGACCGGCGTCGGGGCCGCGCACGTCGCCGGCATCATGACGCGCGCCTTCCCCGTGGCGCTGCGCCGGCTGCCCGTCGGCACCGCCGTCGTCGCCGAGATCTCCGGCCCGCAGGGCCGGGTGCTCGCTGCCCGGGTCGGCGACGACGGGAGGGCTGCTCCCTTCGACCCGAGCGAAGGGAGCGACGTCACCCTCGCGATGGACGACGCCACGTGGCTGCTGCTCACCGGCGGCCGGATCGACCCGGAGCAGGCGGACGTGCAGGTCACCGGCGACGAGGGCATCGCGCAGGTCGTCCTCGGGCGGCTCAACGTCACGCCCTGA
- a CDS encoding aldo/keto reductase family protein: protein MEYRYLGKSGLKISEIAYGNWLTHGSQVEADAATACVRAALDHGISTFDTADVYANTKAESVLGEALKGERRESLEILTKVYWPTGPGGHNDSGLSAKHIRESIDGSLRRLQTDYVDLYQAHRFDTETPLEETMQAFADVVRQGKALYIGVSEWTAEQIREGHRLASELGIRLISSQPQYSMIWRVIEGEVVPTCEELGLSQIVWSPIAQGVLTGKYQPGQPLPEGSRAAHEEVGGSIAGRVQDDALLTAVQGLRPIADEVGLSMAQLAVAWVLQNSNVAAAIIGASRPEQVEENVAASGVTLEPQVLAQIDAVLGEHVERDAGLTEANAPKRRPS, encoded by the coding sequence ATGGAGTACCGATACCTCGGCAAGAGTGGTCTCAAGATCAGCGAGATCGCGTACGGCAACTGGCTCACCCACGGCTCGCAGGTCGAGGCCGACGCCGCGACCGCCTGCGTGCGCGCGGCCCTCGACCACGGCATCTCGACCTTCGACACCGCCGACGTCTACGCCAACACCAAGGCGGAGAGCGTCCTCGGCGAAGCCCTCAAGGGCGAGCGCCGCGAGTCGCTCGAGATCCTCACCAAGGTCTACTGGCCGACCGGCCCTGGCGGGCACAACGACTCCGGCCTGTCCGCGAAGCACATCCGCGAGTCGATCGACGGCTCGCTGCGCCGGCTGCAGACCGACTACGTCGACCTCTACCAGGCGCACCGCTTCGACACCGAGACGCCGCTCGAGGAGACGATGCAGGCCTTCGCCGACGTCGTGCGGCAGGGCAAGGCGCTCTACATCGGCGTCAGCGAGTGGACGGCCGAGCAGATCCGCGAGGGCCACCGCCTGGCAAGCGAGCTCGGCATCCGCCTCATCTCGAGCCAGCCGCAGTACTCGATGATCTGGCGGGTCATCGAGGGCGAGGTCGTCCCGACCTGCGAGGAGCTCGGCCTCTCGCAGATCGTGTGGAGCCCGATCGCCCAGGGCGTCCTCACCGGCAAGTACCAGCCCGGTCAGCCCCTGCCCGAAGGGAGCCGCGCCGCCCACGAGGAGGTCGGCGGCTCCATCGCGGGCCGGGTCCAGGACGACGCCCTGCTCACCGCGGTCCAGGGGCTGCGGCCGATCGCCGACGAGGTCGGCCTGTCGATGGCCCAGCTCGCCGTCGCGTGGGTGCTGCAGAACTCCAACGTCGCTGCCGCGATCATCGGCGCCTCGCGACCGGAGCAGGTGGAGGAAAACGTCGCCGCGTCCGGCGTGACGCTCGAGCCGCAGGTCCTGGCGCAGATCGATGCCGTCCTCGGCGAGCACGTCGAGCGCGACGCCGGCCTGACCGAGGCCAACGCGCCCAAGCGTCGCCCGAGCTGA
- a CDS encoding glyoxalase/bleomycin resistance/extradiol dioxygenase family protein produces MDTTTAATGQHTDHGVPHGFTSLTPFHTVQDAQGAIAWYERVFGARTVDVTHMPDGKGGTLVAHATLDFGRGRLQISDPMPDFGLVAPHEDDVVCSSIALYVPDVDAVVAEAQAAGATIREPLADFVSGDRFASIRDPHGLRWAVMTRVEDLSDEESAARVREWAAGQG; encoded by the coding sequence ATGGACACCACCACCGCAGCGACCGGCCAGCACACCGACCACGGCGTGCCGCACGGGTTCACCAGCTTGACCCCCTTCCACACCGTGCAGGACGCGCAGGGCGCGATCGCGTGGTACGAGCGGGTCTTCGGCGCGCGCACGGTCGACGTGACGCACATGCCGGACGGGAAGGGAGGGACTCTCGTCGCGCACGCGACGCTCGACTTCGGGCGGGGCCGGCTGCAGATCTCCGACCCGATGCCGGACTTCGGTCTCGTCGCACCCCACGAGGACGACGTCGTCTGCTCCTCGATCGCGCTCTACGTGCCCGACGTCGACGCCGTGGTCGCCGAGGCGCAGGCCGCGGGCGCGACGATCCGGGAGCCGCTCGCCGACTTCGTCTCCGGCGACCGCTTCGCCTCGATCCGCGACCCGCACGGGCTGCGCTGGGCCGTCATGACCCGCGTCGAGGACCTGTCCGACGAGGAGTCGGCGGCGCGGGTGCGGGAGTGGGCGGCCGGGCAGGGGTGA
- a CDS encoding helix-turn-helix domain-containing protein, protein MSEAIPRKGQLRPDARAPVSRILPTAEGEPLARWFWVPEWDLPEGAVHEALTLPFPACQLVVEADAVRVYGPVSRAWRRDLTGRGWAVGALLRPGAAHALVGDVGTLRDRDTETKGATRLHADVTRVMDGPGDADERHTAAARLLEVWLATQVGAAVAADPDAVPARRLVELADSDPSLLRVDDLAARLGASVRTLQRLASTHVGMSPGEIIRRRRLQEAAERVREEPGADLSTIAADLGYADHAHLTREFGRMLGFTPTGYRAGGTESH, encoded by the coding sequence GTGAGCGAGGCGATCCCGCGCAAGGGCCAGCTGCGTCCGGACGCCCGGGCGCCGGTCTCCCGGATCCTCCCGACGGCGGAGGGAGAGCCCCTCGCGCGGTGGTTCTGGGTGCCGGAGTGGGACCTGCCGGAGGGGGCGGTGCACGAGGCGCTGACGCTGCCCTTCCCTGCGTGCCAGCTCGTCGTCGAGGCCGATGCGGTGCGGGTGTACGGCCCGGTCTCCCGGGCCTGGCGGCGCGACCTCACCGGGCGCGGCTGGGCCGTGGGCGCCCTGCTGCGTCCGGGGGCGGCCCATGCGCTCGTCGGCGACGTGGGCACGCTGCGGGACCGCGACACCGAGACGAAGGGGGCGACCCGCCTCCACGCGGACGTCACCCGGGTCATGGACGGCCCGGGCGACGCGGACGAACGGCACACCGCCGCAGCGCGGCTGCTCGAGGTCTGGCTCGCCACGCAGGTGGGGGCGGCGGTGGCCGCGGATCCCGACGCGGTCCCGGCCCGGCGTCTCGTCGAGCTGGCCGACAGCGACCCCTCCCTGCTGCGGGTCGACGACCTCGCCGCGCGACTGGGTGCGTCCGTGCGCACCCTGCAGCGCTTGGCGAGCACGCACGTCGGGATGAGCCCGGGGGAGATCATCCGTCGCCGCCGGCTGCAGGAGGCGGCCGAGCGCGTCCGTGAGGAGCCGGGAGCCGACCTGTCGACGATCGCCGCGGACCTCGGCTACGCCGACCACGCCCACCTCACACGCGAGTTCGGCAGGATGCTCGGCTTCACCCCGACCGGGTACCGCGCCGGGGGCACTGAGTCACACTGA
- a CDS encoding isoprenylcysteine carboxylmethyltransferase family protein — protein sequence MEPLSILRSPPVVGLASLAAQRLLSRGSSTSPATSLLGAAVAVAGLGVAAAGIREIRAAGTTLDPTRPADASKVVRQGIYRYSRNPIYLGDALLLAGYAIHRRDLLAILPVAGFVGVIDTFQVSAEEEALRDRFGSTYGDYVASVRRWL from the coding sequence ATGGAGCCCCTCTCGATCCTGCGCTCGCCACCCGTCGTCGGGCTGGCCTCGCTCGCGGCGCAACGCCTGCTGAGCCGGGGGTCGTCCACGTCACCTGCCACGTCGCTCCTCGGGGCGGCGGTCGCGGTGGCCGGCCTGGGGGTCGCCGCCGCCGGCATCCGCGAGATCCGCGCCGCGGGCACGACCCTCGACCCGACCCGCCCGGCCGACGCGAGCAAGGTCGTGCGCCAGGGCATCTATCGCTACTCCCGCAACCCGATCTACCTCGGTGACGCCCTGCTGCTCGCCGGCTACGCGATCCACCGCCGCGACCTGCTCGCCATCCTGCCGGTGGCCGGGTTCGTCGGGGTCATCGACACCTTCCAGGTCTCGGCCGAGGAGGAGGCGCTGCGCGACCGATTCGGCTCGACCTACGGCGACTACGTGGCGAGCGTGCGGCGCTGGTTGTGA
- a CDS encoding isocitrate lyase/phosphoenolpyruvate mutase family protein, with protein MSDLKSLASDLLRLHHTDETLVLPTVWDVWSARAVVDAGFPALTIGSHPLADSRGQQDGEGMTLDDALDGIRRICSAVRVPVSADVESGYDTPAAELVERVLDAGAVGINVEDTVHSQDRVREVAEHADYIGALRQAADEADIELVINARTDALLHGTDRFPDPVAEAITRIRACEEAGARCVYPVKIPDAATLATLMEATSLPLNVTAHPVDGAPSGSLQELRDAGVRRVTFGPLLQKALTQSVAELTGPWLGRAGLADQSD; from the coding sequence ATGAGCGATCTCAAGAGCCTGGCCAGCGACCTCCTCCGCCTGCACCACACCGACGAGACCCTCGTCCTGCCCACGGTCTGGGACGTGTGGTCCGCGCGTGCGGTCGTCGACGCGGGCTTCCCCGCCCTGACCATCGGCAGCCACCCACTCGCTGACTCGCGCGGGCAGCAGGACGGCGAGGGCATGACCCTGGACGACGCGCTCGACGGCATCCGTCGGATCTGCTCGGCCGTGCGCGTGCCGGTGAGCGCCGACGTCGAGTCCGGTTACGACACCCCCGCCGCCGAGCTCGTCGAGCGGGTCCTCGACGCCGGCGCGGTGGGCATCAACGTCGAGGACACCGTGCACTCGCAGGACCGGGTGCGCGAGGTTGCCGAGCACGCCGACTACATCGGGGCGCTGCGCCAGGCCGCCGACGAGGCCGACATCGAGCTCGTCATCAACGCGCGCACCGACGCGCTGCTCCACGGCACCGACCGTTTCCCCGACCCGGTCGCCGAGGCGATCACCCGCATCCGGGCGTGCGAGGAGGCCGGGGCCCGCTGCGTCTACCCGGTGAAGATCCCCGACGCGGCCACCCTCGCCACCCTCATGGAGGCGACCTCGCTGCCGCTCAACGTCACCGCCCACCCCGTCGACGGCGCCCCCTCGGGGTCCCTGCAGGAGCTGCGCGACGCGGGGGTGCGCCGGGTGACCTTCGGCCCGCTGCTGCAAAAGGCGCTCACCCAGTCGGTCGCCGAGCTCACCGGCCCGTGGCTCGGCCGGGCCGGCTTGGCCGACCAGTCGGACTGA
- a CDS encoding pyridoxamine 5'-phosphate oxidase family protein produces the protein MSETEIETVATIMRETRIAVLTHVEDGRLVSVPMGTQDLDDPGTIHFITEADTDKVRAIAAHPEVNIAYATDDGWVSVSGTARRNDDRELLGRLWDASAGAFMEGGPDDPNSTLITVTADTARYWTSPGTVATVVQMAKGLVSDGRPDLGDTGTVSL, from the coding sequence ATGAGCGAGACCGAGATCGAGACCGTCGCCACGATCATGCGGGAGACGAGGATCGCCGTCCTCACCCACGTCGAGGACGGACGTCTGGTGTCGGTGCCGATGGGCACCCAAGACCTCGACGACCCGGGCACCATCCACTTCATCACTGAGGCCGACACCGACAAGGTGCGGGCGATCGCGGCCCACCCCGAGGTCAACATCGCGTATGCCACGGACGACGGCTGGGTGAGCGTCAGCGGCACGGCCCGTCGCAACGACGACCGGGAGTTGCTCGGGCGGCTGTGGGACGCGTCGGCCGGTGCCTTCATGGAGGGCGGCCCTGATGACCCGAACAGCACCCTGATCACGGTCACGGCCGACACCGCGCGCTACTGGACCTCGCCCGGCACCGTGGCGACGGTCGTCCAGATGGCCAAGGGACTCGTCAGCGACGGGCGGCCCGACCTCGGCGACACCGGCACCGTCAGCCTCTGA